In Anopheles arabiensis isolate DONGOLA chromosome 2, AaraD3, whole genome shotgun sequence, the genomic window TTACCATCATTTTGTCGTGCGGTTCGGTGGTTTCGTCAACGCTGGATGAGCAATCGTCCGCCCCGTCCAGTGGAATGATCATGTCCACCTGGCAGCACTGCTCCATTTCTTCGCGCTAATCGTGACATGATcgtaaaattatatttaatgaGAGATTTCTCGAGACGAAAAGCTAAACTACACTACAATCTTACTCTATTTTTTAAGTTCTCACAGTCTGGGTCAGCTGCAGTCGCTAGAAGctaaaggtaaaaaaaaatcaataaaagctCCCTTTAATGCAAGAATACCTTTCCTTACCATCATCCACCCGAGCGAGACGAAAACAACTGCTACACTTTTCTTCAAATCCATCCTTTAGCGCTTATACAGGGGGATTGATGCGTTTACGAAGTGTTCTACTGGACACAAGCCGGTTCACTTTACTGTCTAATTAACTTTGTTGTGCCATTTTTATACACATATTGGCACGCGGCGACACGTACGCCCTTGTGTGTCATGGGtacattaattttcatttttacccCGCTCGAGCTGATTCTGTGAAGATAAGCGGCGTGACTAAAGTGATCTTCCGCCGGTGGGTGCAGTTTGATCGATGCGATCGATCTTATCGGCGAGTTTGAGTGTGACAAATTGAGtatgcaaagaaaaaactaACATTTAACACGTGCTGGAAGTAGAAATGAGCTAATTTTGGACgattaaaaacatcaaaaaacaTTGAACAATGGCAATGAGTTAAGCAAAACTGCCATTAAACACCTACCTGAATGAATTTGTACAAAAGACTTCAATGCTACATAAAGCGGGTAGCCTGCTCGAAACTGatcagtaaaatatttaatgatttcAATTGCAGATCAATGTACTAAACTTtcaaacaatacatttaattGGTTTATTGTTACAATTATCCGTTTTCGTTGCATTTTGTCTCGTACAGTTTTCATTCAACTCTTCAAACAAACGGCATCAACAAAACGGCAACCCCTGGCGCACCTTGTTGCAGGTAATGCTTGCCTTCCACCGGGAGTTGGGACAATTGCTAAACGTCGTGCGGTGCAAGCAATTTTCCACCTCCATCCCAATCAATGGGCAATGCGCCTTACCATCGGGCCGCcgtctttccttctttttgccCTGCAGCCAAGCATCACACTCATCGATCGCTTGGCGAACCGCGTGCCGGTAATCGGCAGGGAGCTTTGCCGTCAGTGGGTAAAGCTTTTCTAGATGCAGCTCTTCCCCATCGATAACTTCCAGCTCCTCTAGCTGACACTGTGCTAGACACTAAAGAGAACCGAGAGCAAAAATACACACTGTTTAAACTACACAGGCAAAAATTCGCTCTTACATTTACCACATAGTACGGTTGGAATCCAGGATTGTGATCGATTGCTGCCTTTTCTTGGCATTTGGTGCGGATGGGACGTGGAATAAGCTCCTCCATTTGGCAGCAGTGAGTAACTTCGAATTTCTTGAAAGTAAATCAAACCCAGTGATTAGATGACTTAAGCCTGCTTTACCGATCGAACCTTAACCTACCTGTGTTTGGGAAATGCATTCCGGCATAGGCTTGAAAAGCAAACACTCGTCATTATTTGTCGATTTTATAAAGACACCAGTGGAAGTATATTACCGTGCAATTAACAAATagatgaagaagaataaataacaaagaaatggTACGAAAAGTCATTTTAACAGCAGTGTTTTAAGGTTGACGTTACACTAAAAATAACCAGAGCGCTCTGTAATATATGTAGTACATGAAGAGGAAGTGGAATTCGTTGCAAAAGAGTAGCATGACGAAGAATTATAGATAAAAGATCATAGATCTTTTATTTAGTCAGATCTCGGATATAATGAATACCGACACAATCAGAGAATGTCAGCAAAAATACTCCAAAGACATTACTCTATGATACTCATATTGTttagaaacattttcaaaaatgtattttttatttcctttttttcgatcATACCTTTTCAACAAAACGGTACACCCTGTCGGCTCTTAGTGCAGGCAACGCCAGCACTCCATCGTGCGGTGGGACAGTTGTCGTAGATCAGCAAACGCACACAACGATCCACTGCAAAACCAAACAGTGAGCACTGTGCGTTCATCTGTTCGAACATATGCCTTGTCTTGCGAAGTCTTTTAGCACACTCATCGATCGCCAGATGGACTGCGTGCCGATAATCGGCGGGAAATCCTTCCGCCATTGCGTACAGCTTTTCCACCCGTATCTTCAACCCATCGACAGCTTCCAGCTCCTCGTAAATGCACTGCTGGTAGCACTGGTGTTAGAGGAATGAAAGGCAAATCATTTACAGAATGTCTCCAAAAGGCGACAGGAGTCCTTAGTTACCACTTCGAACAGCTCCGTGCCGGGATTGTGGTTGGCTGCTTCCCGTTCCTTACATTTCGTCGACACGTGTTCCGGGATGAGTGGTTCCGTCTGGCAGCAGTACGGCAATTCCGATTGCTTTTAggatggtggaaaatgtttcGGATTTTTACTAAAGAAAGTGGACACCTAAAACACTTGCTCATTACTTACCTGTTGTTTTGAAATACAGTTTTGAGTGGTCTGGATGGAACATGGCAGAGATAGGAAGGAGTTAATTTTATTGTGTGTTATTCAAACAGCAGTAGATACTTTACCATGGAAAAGCGCATTGAGTTCACTactaggaaaagaaaaacaagtagGTTAAGCGCTCTCATGATTGAAGAGTTTACTGTCCTATTAATGCCGATCGTGTGTTTAATATACTGTTCTATTTCTGATATGGAAGATTACTATGATATGGAACGAACCGATTCGCTATCCTGTGCAAAGATTTTTAACGGTGATCACGAAGGCAATAGGAGCAATAAGCTAACGACAGACCGCATGATGATACAGCCGTTCAACATATACAGCTCTACAACATACTCTTCTTGCAAGCATTCTTGGGAGCATATCGAGCGCGCAAGCAGATCTTAACGATCATGCTATTTGTATACTTAACCGTCAAAAATAGTCAATCCCCTAAAGTTATTAAATCAGGCTTAGACTTCAATTAATaccaatcaaataaaaaagaactgAAGAACAAAATTGTAACTGCATGCTATGTAAGCATTCAATCTCATTTAAATACTCAGAACGGGATAGTGAACAGTTTAAATAGCATTTGTGACAGTACACCCTAATGCTACCAGAGGGCGCCACCAGTTAAGTGTAACGAATATTAATGATCAAGGCACATTCTTCTTGCACACACGTCAAAGTGAAtaaaatcgttttgttttattgcatgtAGTTccttaactttttttttatttctttccattGCGCCAGTTCGTTGAAACTTGCAAACCTGCCCTTTCACGGTGGACACACGGCTACTCCACTCCGCACCTtttcacacaacacactcgAGTCCCACCGTTCGGCGGGACAGTTTCGCATTGATTCCACCATAATGCACCCGTGAAACTTGAGCGCGAATATACTACACTCCGTCTGAGTCAATTTTGCTTGCTCGCGGAACTCTTCCCTCTGTGTAAGACATGCATCGACGGCTTTGGCAATCGCTTCCTGGTACGCCTCACCGTGCACCGCTTGGTTAGTGCTGATCTGTTCTACGTTAATGTCATCCTCTCCCGTCAGGATGCCCATCTCTCGGTACGTACAGTCGAGTCCACACtgtaaaatgaatgaaagaaaacagcGGAATTAAACGCGGGGGTTTGAAGTAACCGGTTTGATTAGTATAGTTCTTACGACCAAATAATCCAGGGTTGAATCGGGATACTTTTCTTCCATAGTGTTCAAACAACTGCCGTACGTCTTTAGAGTTAGGAATTCTTCCAGGTGGCAGCAGGAAGCAACCTTTGTGGTCTGcaagaaaaaggcaaacacaTTTAACTTTGAAGAAACGCCATCGAGACCGAGGAGCTATGGTGCTTCACTCACGTAAATCTTTATGTCCATACAGTCCTCGGCTAGCGTCTGCCAACCACACTGTAAGCCTAGCAGCAGGAAACCGCACAGAAACAACACTCGGTGGCACATTTCGCGAAGGTTCGTGGTCGGTCACTGTTGTATGGGATGTGTTTTCACGGTGGAGGAAATTAATCTCATTTATAGTGTGACGGTGTTTTGTTGAAGCGGAACGATCGCAGGATGTGATCTCGATAAGCGTGCTCGCGACAACGTGCTAGTAACTCATCCTCGTAATCTATCTATCAACGAAGTGACACGTGCTTTTGAATCAGTTTGCATTAACGCGTGGTGCATTAACAGCTTCACATTCAGTGCTGCAGTTATAAATGTA contains:
- the LOC120895314 gene encoding uncharacterized protein LOC120895314 — encoded protein: MPECISQTQKFEVTHCCQMEELIPRPIRTKCQEKAAIDHNPGFQPYYVCLAQCQLEELEVIDGEELHLEKLYPLTAKLPADYRHAVRQAIDECDAWLQGKKKERRRPDGKAHCPLIGMEVENCLHRTTFSNCPNSRWKASITCNKVRQGLPFC
- the LOC120895315 gene encoding uncharacterized protein LOC120895315 → MCHRVLFLCGFLLLGLQCGWQTLAEDCMDIKIYTTKVASCCHLEEFLTLKTYGSCLNTMEEKYPDSTLDYLVCGLDCTYREMGILTGEDDINVEQISTNQAVHGEAYQEAIAKAVDACLTQREEFREQAKLTQTECIKIRNIFHHPKSNRNCRTAARRNHSSRNTCRRNCYQQCIYEELEAVDGLKIRVEKLYAMAEGFPADYRHAVHLAIDECAKRLRKTRHMFEQMNAQCSLFGFAVDRCVRLLIYDNCPTARWSAGVACTKSRQGVPFC